One Algibacter sp. L3A6 genomic region harbors:
- a CDS encoding T9SS type A sorting domain-containing protein → MKQNSLNLLLFVLFSLSVNAQSYAPKAGADGSTAIHLDSEDLVAWATGVEVVRGPQNIANPTGPLATVGEADNAIGKSNGVIVSLGDGGTAVLTFVNPIVNNVGFDFAVFENSFSDTFLELAFVEVSSDGANFFRFPSHSQTQTDTQVGGFGSIDPTYINNLAGKYRASYGTPFDLDDITDNVLLNKNAITHVKLIDVIGTIDPAYASYDSYGNVVNDPYATPFGSSGFDLDAIGVLKQVTLSLNDKTATNALGLYPNPATSQLYVSKSGTVTIYSVTGKLVLKQLVGNKATPISVARLNSGVYIVKLTTTEGVLTQKLIKN, encoded by the coding sequence ATGAAGCAAAATTCCCTCAATTTATTACTTTTTGTACTATTTAGTTTATCTGTTAATGCGCAATCTTACGCACCAAAAGCTGGTGCAGATGGCTCTACAGCAATTCATCTTGATTCTGAAGATCTAGTAGCTTGGGCTACAGGTGTAGAAGTGGTTCGCGGACCTCAAAATATTGCAAACCCAACAGGGCCGTTGGCAACTGTTGGTGAGGCAGATAATGCCATTGGAAAGTCTAATGGTGTGATAGTGAGTCTTGGTGATGGAGGAACTGCGGTTTTAACTTTTGTAAACCCTATAGTTAATAATGTGGGGTTCGATTTTGCTGTTTTTGAAAATAGCTTTAGTGATACATTTTTAGAATTAGCTTTTGTTGAAGTGAGTTCTGATGGTGCTAACTTTTTTAGATTTCCATCGCATAGTCAAACCCAAACAGATACTCAGGTTGGAGGTTTTGGAAGCATAGACCCAACTTACATTAATAATTTAGCAGGCAAATATAGAGCGAGTTACGGCACTCCTTTCGATTTAGATGATATTACAGATAATGTTTTATTGAACAAAAATGCCATTACTCATGTAAAACTTATTGATGTTATTGGCACTATTGATCCTGCGTATGCATCATACGATAGTTATGGAAATGTAGTTAACGATCCTTACGCGACACCTTTTGGTTCTTCTGGTTTCGATTTAGATGCTATTGGTGTGTTAAAGCAAGTTACGCTAAGCTTAAATGATAAAACGGCAACTAATGCTTTAGGATTGTATCCTAACCCTGCAACGTCTCAATTATATGTTTCTAAATCTGGAACTGTTACTATCTATTCGGTTACAGGTAAATTAGTACTTAAGCAATTGGTGGGTAATAAAGCAACGCCTATAAGTGTTGCTCGATTAAATTCTGGTGTATATATTGTGAAGTTAACCACAACAGAAGGTGTACTTACACAGAAATTAATAAAGAACTAA
- a CDS encoding ATP-binding protein, protein MQKHKTYFNWSSGKDSALALYYLQQNQDYSIEQLVTTVNSHYNRVSMHGLRTDLLLAQTKALNIKASLIELPEMPSMEIYEDVMLKTVSQLKADGFTHSAFGDIFLEDLRTYRENNLAKHNIKTVFPIWKKDTKTLLTEFLNLGFKTIIVCANSKYFDADFVGTIIDENFIANLPEGVDPCGENGEFHTFCFDGPIFENPIPFTIGEKVYREYDTPKTDNNTVCSADKYGVWYCDLIPNQTT, encoded by the coding sequence ATGCAAAAACATAAAACGTATTTTAACTGGAGCTCGGGCAAAGATTCTGCCTTAGCTCTTTATTATTTACAACAAAATCAAGATTATTCTATAGAGCAATTAGTAACAACCGTAAACAGCCACTACAATAGAGTGTCTATGCACGGGCTTAGAACAGATTTACTATTAGCCCAAACCAAAGCCTTAAACATTAAAGCGAGCCTTATAGAGCTTCCCGAAATGCCTAGCATGGAAATTTATGAGGATGTTATGCTTAAAACCGTATCGCAACTCAAAGCCGATGGTTTTACACACAGTGCTTTTGGTGACATTTTCTTGGAAGATTTGCGCACTTATAGAGAAAACAATTTAGCCAAGCACAACATTAAAACAGTATTTCCTATTTGGAAAAAAGACACTAAAACACTCCTTACCGAGTTTTTAAATTTAGGTTTTAAAACTATTATAGTTTGTGCTAATTCTAAATATTTCGATGCCGATTTTGTAGGTACAATTATAGATGAAAATTTTATAGCTAATCTACCAGAAGGTGTTGATCCTTGTGGGGAAAATGGCGAATTCCATACTTTTTGTTTCGACGGTCCTATTTTTGAAAACCCGATACCTTTCACTATAGGCGAAAAAGTATATCGCGAATATGATACACCTAAAACCGATAACAACACAGTCTGTTCTGCAGATAAATATGGCGTTTGGTATTGTGATCTAATACCAAACCAAACAACATAA
- a CDS encoding S41 family peptidase, translating into MKNIKSLFLITLISLAATSCFKDEDDIIVSETEKTEEINDFVWKAMNSWYNWQDLVPDLADSKTDDNSAYQAYLNQYSSPENLFNSLIYQTDVVDRFSWFIEDYIEQEQAFQGISKSFGLRFQGVQINTEGDVIIYVRHVADDSPASAANINRGDIINAINGTVLTTTTYNTAINGLYQDDVTLSFVSENTGTLTAIEDKTISSAVISENPVYLTKVFSDIDGKKVGYLVYNAFRSSYNDELNEAFGFFKDQNISELVLDLRLNGGGSVETSVYLASMIYANANKERFAELIFNSKQQDENDYYNFANTLNVYNSDSERTGTQAINRLSTLNQVYILTSGNTASASEMIINGLAPYMPVKLIGTTTYGKNVGSITLYDSPSSDYLNQSTANSSHLNALQPIVFQIYNKNGDSDYADGFIPNLAEINESDYWNVTLPFGDENEAILKTALDDIRGISGRSTVTKQGDFKLLETPLTGNKFENEMYINSDFISR; encoded by the coding sequence ATGAAAAATATAAAAAGCCTTTTCCTTATTACCTTAATATCCTTAGCTGCAACTAGTTGTTTTAAAGATGAAGACGATATTATTGTCTCAGAAACTGAGAAAACCGAAGAAATAAACGACTTTGTGTGGAAAGCCATGAACTCTTGGTACAACTGGCAAGACCTTGTACCCGATTTAGCCGACTCTAAAACTGACGATAATAGCGCTTACCAAGCCTATTTAAATCAATATTCTTCTCCAGAAAACTTATTTAACAGTCTTATTTACCAAACCGATGTCGTCGATCGTTTTTCTTGGTTTATAGAAGATTATATAGAACAAGAACAAGCCTTTCAAGGTATTAGTAAATCTTTCGGTTTACGCTTTCAAGGTGTTCAAATAAATACAGAAGGCGATGTTATTATATATGTACGCCACGTAGCCGACGATTCTCCTGCTAGTGCAGCCAATATTAATCGAGGCGATATTATAAACGCTATTAACGGTACGGTTCTAACAACTACAACATACAACACAGCCATAAATGGTCTATATCAAGATGATGTTACTTTATCTTTCGTTTCAGAAAATACTGGTACTTTAACTGCTATAGAAGATAAAACAATTTCATCTGCTGTAATCTCAGAAAACCCGGTATATTTAACCAAAGTCTTTTCAGATATCGATGGAAAAAAAGTTGGTTATTTAGTGTATAACGCCTTTAGATCATCATACAACGACGAGTTAAACGAAGCCTTTGGCTTTTTTAAAGACCAAAACATTAGCGAGTTGGTATTAGATTTAAGACTTAACGGTGGCGGATCTGTAGAAACATCTGTTTACCTAGCTAGTATGATTTATGCTAACGCCAATAAAGAGCGTTTTGCTGAGTTAATTTTTAACAGTAAACAACAAGACGAAAACGATTATTACAACTTTGCAAACACTTTAAACGTATACAACAGCGATAGTGAAAGAACCGGTACACAAGCCATTAATCGCCTGAGTACTTTAAACCAAGTCTATATTTTAACTTCTGGTAACACAGCATCGGCTAGTGAAATGATTATTAATGGACTAGCACCATACATGCCTGTAAAACTTATTGGTACTACAACTTATGGAAAAAACGTAGGGTCTATTACTTTATACGATTCTCCTTCCTCTGATTACTTAAATCAAAGTACAGCAAACTCTTCGCACTTAAACGCTCTACAGCCCATTGTATTTCAAATTTATAATAAAAATGGAGACAGTGATTATGCCGATGGTTTTATACCTAACCTAGCCGAAATTAACGAATCTGATTATTGGAATGTTACCTTGCCATTTGGGGACGAAAACGAAGCTATTTTAAAAACGGCCTTAGATGATATTAGAGGTATTAGCGGACGAAGTACTGTTACCAAACAAGGCGATTTTAAACTTTTAGAAACACCTTTAACAGGCAACAAATTCGAAAACGAAATGTATATTAATAGCGACTTTATTTCTCGTTAA
- a CDS encoding RNA polymerase sigma factor, with the protein MTQTEFLNVVMPFKDKVFRLAKRLLVSTEEAEDATQEVLIKLWNNKKKIAEYKNVEAFSMTMTKNFCFDKLKSKQAQNLKIVHTNYEDKQTALQKQVELNDSVNWVSKIIEDLPELQKTIIQLRDIEEYDLDEISKMLDMNNTAVRVNLSRARKAIREKLTNTHNYGIK; encoded by the coding sequence ATGACTCAAACGGAGTTTTTAAATGTTGTAATGCCTTTTAAGGATAAAGTGTTTCGGTTAGCGAAACGCTTATTAGTTTCGACGGAAGAAGCCGAAGATGCGACCCAAGAGGTTTTAATTAAGTTGTGGAACAATAAGAAAAAGATTGCTGAGTATAAAAACGTGGAGGCTTTTTCGATGACGATGACTAAGAATTTTTGTTTCGATAAGTTGAAATCGAAACAGGCGCAGAATCTTAAAATTGTTCATACAAATTACGAGGATAAACAAACGGCTTTACAAAAGCAAGTTGAATTAAATGATAGCGTAAACTGGGTGTCGAAAATTATTGAAGATTTACCCGAGTTACAGAAAACAATAATTCAGCTAAGAGATATAGAAGAGTATGATTTAGATGAGATTTCGAAAATGTTGGATATGAATAATACAGCAGTACGCGTAAACTTATCGAGAGCAAGAAAAGCAATAAGAGAAAAACTGACTAATACACATAATTATGGTATTAAATAA
- a CDS encoding DUF4252 domain-containing protein → MRNRLIVFVMAVMLVPLTGMAQKDVFEKYSDNSDVTYVSIKPKMFQMIAKMGINVEDEEAKAYMDMVKSITSFKTMITDNKVIAADLAKWVKSRSSALEELMEVKDDGTNVNFYVKEGKDADHVKELLIFVNGVDKFMEEGIEVGGKERKIETVVVSLTGDIDLNEISKLTDKMNIPGGKHLDKK, encoded by the coding sequence ATGAGAAATAGATTAATAGTATTCGTAATGGCTGTAATGTTAGTACCATTAACAGGAATGGCGCAAAAAGATGTTTTTGAGAAATATAGTGACAACTCGGATGTGACGTATGTATCGATAAAACCAAAAATGTTTCAAATGATTGCCAAAATGGGAATTAATGTGGAAGATGAAGAAGCTAAGGCTTATATGGATATGGTAAAAAGCATTACAAGTTTTAAAACCATGATTACCGATAATAAAGTGATCGCTGCAGATCTTGCTAAATGGGTAAAATCGCGCTCTAGTGCTTTAGAGGAATTAATGGAAGTGAAAGACGATGGTACTAACGTGAATTTTTACGTAAAAGAAGGTAAAGATGCCGACCATGTTAAGGAGCTTTTAATTTTTGTAAATGGCGTTGATAAGTTTATGGAAGAAGGTATTGAAGTAGGTGGAAAGGAACGTAAAATTGAAACCGTTGTGGTATCGCTAACCGGTGATATTGACCTAAATGAAATTTCTAAACTTACGGATAAAATGAATATCCCAGGAGGTAAGCATTTAGATAAAAAGTAA
- a CDS encoding DUF4252 domain-containing protein, translating to MKRAINHLLLGLFATVMLVSCSSGPTLQTYFVDHQEAPNFISQDLPISMLKVDKSSFTEEQNEAFNSVTRLNFIGYKANESNTEDIKVEIAAVKEILKDEKYNELIEFSDKGNKIAVKYIGTDDEADEIIIFGSSKEYGFGIVRVLGSDMNPSKMGTLIGALKGANFDKDQLKDIQNFFK from the coding sequence ATGAAACGAGCTATTAATCACTTGTTATTAGGTCTTTTTGCTACAGTTATGTTAGTTAGCTGTAGCAGCGGGCCAACTTTACAAACTTATTTTGTAGACCACCAAGAGGCGCCAAATTTTATTTCGCAAGATTTACCAATTTCTATGTTGAAAGTAGATAAATCTAGTTTTACAGAAGAGCAAAATGAAGCTTTTAACTCTGTAACCCGTTTAAACTTTATTGGCTATAAGGCTAATGAAAGTAACACAGAGGATATAAAAGTAGAAATTGCTGCGGTTAAAGAAATTCTAAAGGATGAGAAATACAACGAACTTATTGAGTTTAGTGATAAAGGCAATAAGATTGCTGTAAAATATATAGGCACTGATGATGAGGCAGATGAGATTATTATTTTCGGAAGCTCTAAAGAATATGGTTTTGGTATTGTGCGTGTTTTAGGTAGCGACATGAATCCATCAAAAATGGGAACTCTGATTGGTGCATTAAAAGGTGCCAATTTTGATAAAGACCAACTTAAAGATATTCAAAACTTTTTTAAATGA
- the purB gene encoding adenylosuccinate lyase, whose amino-acid sequence MSLSALNAISPIDGRYRSKVNELAPYFSEEALIKYRVLVEIEYFIALCEIPLPQLESVDKNIFEDLRGIYKNFSSEDALAIKKIESVTNHDVKAVEYFIKEKFDALNLSAYKEFIHFGLTSQDINNTAIPLSIKEAMNDVYVPEYFVVLEKLKTLSKDWAHIPMLARTHGQPASPTRLGKEIEVFVVRLQEQFNLLNDIPSAAKFGGATGNFNAHHVAYPNIDWKAFGSTFVQEKLGLHHSFPTTQIEHYDHMAALFDTLKRINTIILDLDRDIWTYVSTDYFKQKIKAGEVGSSAMPHKVNPIDFENSEGNLGIANAIFEHLSAKLPVSRLQRDLTDSTVLRNVGVPFGHTLIAFKSTVKGLDKLLLNEDKFAQDLENNWAVVAEAIQTILRREAYPNPYEALKGLTRTNEKINQASISNFIDTLEVTDVIKTELKNITPSNYTGI is encoded by the coding sequence ATGTCATTATCAGCATTAAACGCCATATCACCAATCGATGGTCGTTATAGAAGTAAAGTAAATGAATTAGCACCTTATTTTTCGGAAGAAGCTCTAATTAAATATCGTGTTTTAGTAGAAATTGAATATTTCATTGCACTTTGTGAAATTCCTTTACCTCAGTTAGAATCTGTTGACAAGAATATATTTGAAGATTTAAGAGGTATTTATAAGAATTTTTCTTCGGAAGATGCACTTGCTATTAAAAAAATTGAAAGTGTAACCAACCACGATGTTAAAGCGGTTGAGTATTTTATAAAGGAAAAATTTGATGCTTTAAACCTTTCTGCATACAAAGAGTTTATCCACTTTGGGTTAACCTCTCAAGATATAAACAACACAGCAATTCCTTTAAGCATTAAGGAAGCTATGAATGATGTTTACGTACCTGAGTATTTTGTGGTTTTAGAAAAACTTAAAACATTATCTAAAGATTGGGCACACATACCAATGCTAGCAAGAACGCACGGGCAACCAGCATCACCAACACGTTTAGGTAAAGAAATTGAAGTGTTTGTTGTACGTTTACAAGAGCAATTTAATTTATTGAATGATATACCAAGCGCAGCCAAATTTGGTGGTGCAACGGGTAATTTTAATGCGCACCACGTCGCTTACCCAAATATTGATTGGAAAGCTTTTGGAAGCACATTTGTTCAGGAAAAATTAGGGTTACACCACTCGTTCCCTACAACACAAATTGAGCATTACGACCATATGGCGGCTTTGTTTGATACCTTAAAACGTATAAACACCATTATCTTAGATTTAGATCGCGATATCTGGACTTACGTTTCTACAGATTATTTTAAACAAAAAATTAAAGCTGGTGAAGTAGGTAGTTCTGCAATGCCACATAAAGTAAACCCAATAGATTTTGAAAACTCTGAAGGAAACTTAGGAATTGCAAATGCTATTTTTGAGCATCTTTCGGCTAAATTACCAGTTTCAAGATTACAACGTGATTTAACAGATAGTACGGTTTTACGTAATGTTGGGGTGCCTTTCGGACATACCTTAATTGCTTTTAAATCTACCGTAAAAGGTTTAGACAAATTACTTTTAAATGAAGATAAATTTGCTCAAGATTTAGAAAACAACTGGGCCGTGGTTGCCGAGGCTATCCAAACGATATTACGTCGTGAGGCATACCCAAATCCCTATGAAGCTTTAAAAGGTTTAACGCGTACTAACGAGAAAATAAACCAAGCCTCTATTTCTAACTTTATAGATACTCTGGAAGTAACAGACGTTATAAAAACGGAATTAAAAAATATTACACCTAGCAACTATACTGGTATATAA
- a CDS encoding adenylosuccinate lyase gives MTTEQLYNELNYVNHSREKRLFYSKMLINNPTLIPKLLDLLFMVDDKLSPRAAWVLEFMCTENTDTIAPYLEAFTQDINKVHLDPAVRPVAKICQILAQHYYSKEDNLIKTALTKTQQERIIETCFDYMINDEKVAAKAYSMVALFLFGKDFDWIHSELKIILDRDYPTQSAAFKARARIILKKMKKK, from the coding sequence TTGACTACCGAGCAACTGTACAACGAATTAAATTACGTGAACCATTCTAGAGAAAAGCGCTTGTTTTATTCTAAAATGCTGATTAACAATCCCACGTTAATCCCGAAGTTACTGGATCTTCTTTTTATGGTAGACGATAAACTATCGCCACGAGCGGCCTGGGTTTTAGAGTTTATGTGTACCGAAAATACCGATACTATAGCACCTTATTTAGAGGCTTTTACCCAAGATATAAACAAAGTACATTTAGATCCTGCAGTGCGCCCTGTGGCCAAAATATGTCAAATTTTAGCACAGCACTACTACTCTAAAGAAGATAACCTCATAAAAACAGCTTTAACGAAAACGCAGCAAGAACGTATTATTGAAACCTGTTTTGATTATATGATTAATGATGAAAAAGTTGCAGCTAAAGCTTATAGCATGGTTGCGCTGTTTTTATTCGGAAAAGATTTTGATTGGATTCATTCAGAATTAAAAATAATTTTAGATCGTGATTATCCAACTCAAAGTGCTGCATTTAAAGCACGAGCACGAATTATTCTAAAAAAAATGAAGAAAAAATAA
- a CDS encoding heme-binding domain-containing protein → MKIVKKVLLFLLVAFVIGQFFGPDKNEGDLASIDAFLAETNPPEDVKLILKETCYDCHSDVTRYPWYNNITPVNFWLAHHVEEGKEELNFSNWVGNSVKRKDHKFEEIIEMVEEKEMPLESYTITHSEAKLSDAQIQAVVDWAKLVRVTYGMQAKPE, encoded by the coding sequence ATGAAGATAGTAAAAAAAGTATTGTTGTTTTTATTAGTGGCCTTTGTGATCGGTCAATTTTTTGGTCCAGACAAAAATGAAGGTGATTTAGCTTCGATAGATGCTTTTTTAGCTGAAACAAACCCGCCAGAAGATGTAAAACTCATTTTAAAAGAAACCTGTTACGATTGCCATAGTGATGTTACCCGATATCCTTGGTACAATAATATAACTCCGGTTAATTTTTGGTTAGCCCACCATGTAGAAGAAGGTAAAGAAGAACTTAATTTTTCTAATTGGGTTGGTAATTCTGTTAAACGAAAGGATCATAAGTTTGAAGAAATTATAGAAATGGTAGAGGAGAAGGAAATGCCTTTAGAATCTTATACTATTACACATTCTGAAGCTAAACTTAGCGATGCGCAAATTCAAGCTGTTGTAGATTGGGCCAAGTTAGTGCGTGTTACATACGGAATGCAAGCAAAGCCTGAGTAG
- a CDS encoding glycosyltransferase, translating into MNKKVLIIGFVWPEPKSSAAGSRMMQLIETFKSQDYNITFASPCAKSDNAFNLESIGVSQTAIELNNSSFDTFVKDFNPDFVLFDRFMMEEQFGWRVTENCPNAIKILDTEDLHSLRKGRHQAFKDNVLFDKSYLFNDTAKREIASIHRCDLTLIISEAEMDILKNDFKVDEALLLYLPFMLEPISEDAITKLPKFETRQHFITIGNFLHEPNYNAVLYLKDTIWPLIKKQLPQAELHIYGAYASQKVTQLNNEKQGFIINGFAEDVHTVMQEVKLCLAPIRFGAGLKGKLIDAMQNGTPMVTSSVGAEGMFGDFEPNGFIEDDANSFANQAIELYQNEVLWSKMQENGFAIINNRFNSQKHKSMFLSRIESIVDHLNIHRQNNFMGQMLHHHSMQSTKFMSRWIEEKNKA; encoded by the coding sequence GTGAATAAAAAAGTATTAATTATCGGTTTTGTTTGGCCAGAGCCTAAAAGTTCTGCTGCAGGTAGCCGAATGATGCAGTTAATTGAAACCTTTAAAAGTCAAGATTACAACATCACGTTTGCGAGTCCGTGTGCAAAAAGCGATAATGCTTTTAATTTAGAAAGTATAGGTGTTTCTCAAACTGCTATCGAATTGAATAATTCTAGTTTCGATACGTTTGTAAAAGATTTTAACCCAGACTTTGTGCTTTTCGATCGTTTTATGATGGAAGAACAATTTGGCTGGCGTGTTACCGAAAACTGCCCAAATGCTATAAAGATTTTAGATACTGAAGATTTACATAGTTTACGTAAAGGCCGCCATCAGGCATTTAAAGATAATGTTTTGTTCGATAAAAGCTATTTGTTTAACGATACAGCAAAACGAGAAATAGCAAGTATTCACCGTTGCGATTTAACCTTAATTATTTCGGAAGCGGAAATGGATATTTTAAAAAATGACTTTAAAGTAGATGAGGCTTTATTGCTTTATTTACCGTTTATGTTAGAGCCAATTTCTGAGGATGCCATTACTAAGCTTCCTAAGTTTGAAACCAGACAACATTTTATAACCATTGGTAATTTTCTACATGAACCTAATTATAATGCGGTACTTTATCTAAAAGATACTATTTGGCCATTAATTAAAAAACAATTACCGCAAGCGGAATTACATATCTATGGGGCTTATGCGTCTCAAAAAGTAACACAGTTAAACAACGAGAAGCAAGGTTTTATAATAAATGGTTTTGCCGAAGATGTACATACGGTTATGCAAGAAGTCAAGTTATGTTTAGCTCCAATTCGGTTTGGTGCAGGTTTAAAAGGTAAATTAATAGATGCCATGCAAAATGGTACACCTATGGTAACTTCTAGCGTTGGGGCAGAAGGTATGTTTGGCGATTTTGAACCTAATGGGTTTATTGAAGATGATGCCAATAGTTTTGCAAACCAAGCCATAGAGCTATATCAAAACGAAGTGCTTTGGAGTAAAATGCAGGAGAATGGATTTGCTATAATAAACAATCGATTCAATTCGCAAAAACATAAAAGTATGTTCTTATCGCGAATTGAATCGATTGTAGATCATTTAAATATACATCGCCAAAATAATTTTATGGGTCAAATGCTACATCATCATAGCATGCAGAGCACCAAATTTATGAGCCGATGGATTGAAGAGAAGAATAAAGCCTAA
- a CDS encoding KTSC domain-containing protein: MKRINEYKKLFGAEQDMSLKALKSSYRNLVKEWHPDKFQAGDEKAIEAELKSRQIIDAYHFLVSIAPETKAANLDEFNATIATPIMDWQHKGLLLEVTFLDGNTYEFFGVNKALYIKFSQSDKQTRFGKRNIFNSFTYRKIKKSEVEA, from the coding sequence ATGAAACGTATTAATGAATACAAGAAATTATTTGGTGCCGAACAAGATATGAGTTTAAAAGCTCTAAAATCTTCTTACAGAAACTTAGTAAAAGAATGGCACCCTGATAAATTTCAGGCTGGAGATGAAAAAGCTATTGAAGCTGAATTAAAAAGTAGACAAATTATTGACGCTTACCACTTTTTAGTTAGTATTGCTCCTGAAACAAAAGCAGCTAATTTAGATGAATTTAATGCGACTATTGCTACACCTATAATGGATTGGCAACATAAAGGATTACTTTTAGAAGTTACTTTTTTAGACGGAAATACTTATGAGTTCTTTGGTGTAAACAAAGCATTGTATATCAAATTTTCACAATCTGATAAACAAACACGTTTTGGTAAACGAAACATCTTTAACTCATTTACCTACAGAAAAATTAAGAAAAGTGAAGTAGAAGCTTAG
- a CDS encoding SIR2 family NAD-dependent protein deacylase gives MKHIVVLSGAGISAESGIKTFRDADGLWEGHDVMEVATPEGFAANPELVLNFYNQRRAQLNTVTPNKAHIGLAELEKDFKVSIITQNVDDLHERAGSTDVTHLHGELLKVRSTFNETDIKTWKTDLNLGDLCKQGYQMRPHIVWFGEDVPMMDKAIKICETADVLIIVGTSMQVYPAASLMHYVPEYTDTYFIDPKPNMASSKNITVIAEPATVGVLKLTNILKQP, from the coding sequence ATGAAACATATTGTTGTATTATCGGGAGCAGGCATTAGCGCAGAAAGTGGTATTAAAACATTTCGCGATGCAGATGGTTTATGGGAAGGCCATGATGTTATGGAAGTTGCCACTCCAGAAGGGTTTGCAGCAAACCCAGAATTGGTTTTAAACTTTTACAATCAACGTCGTGCACAGCTAAATACTGTAACGCCTAATAAAGCGCATATAGGTTTAGCTGAGCTCGAAAAAGATTTTAAGGTAAGTATTATTACCCAAAATGTAGACGATTTACACGAACGCGCTGGCAGTACAGACGTAACCCATTTACACGGCGAATTACTAAAAGTGAGAAGCACTTTTAATGAAACCGATATAAAAACATGGAAAACCGACCTCAACCTTGGTGATTTATGCAAACAAGGTTACCAAATGCGTCCGCATATTGTATGGTTTGGCGAAGATGTCCCGATGATGGATAAAGCCATTAAAATTTGTGAAACCGCCGATGTTTTAATTATTGTTGGAACCTCTATGCAAGTGTATCCTGCGGCAAGCTTAATGCATTATGTTCCAGAATACACCGATACCTATTTTATAGACCCGAAACCCAACATGGCGAGCTCTAAAAACATAACTGTAATTGCAGAGCCAGCTACCGTTGGTGTTTTAAAATTGACTAACATATTAAAACAGCCTTGA
- a CDS encoding TrmH family RNA methyltransferase → MIDIKLLEHLETFLTPSRKEKFTKVLAQRTKHFTVATEDVYQLHNTSAVMRTCDVFGIQELNIVEERNSKDIDREIAMGAQKWVDLNRYNHVKDCITDLKAKGYQIVATTPHANDCDIKDFDVTKKSCFFFGRETEGLSQAVLDEADCYLKIPMVGFTESLNISVSAAIILQQATSKLRASNLEWHLTENEILQKRLDWCTKTIKSYEKITERFYETN, encoded by the coding sequence ATGATCGATATAAAACTCCTAGAGCATTTGGAAACCTTCCTTACACCATCACGAAAGGAAAAATTCACCAAAGTTTTAGCACAGCGCACCAAACATTTTACGGTAGCTACAGAAGATGTTTACCAACTGCATAATACCAGTGCGGTAATGCGTACTTGCGATGTTTTTGGCATACAAGAACTTAATATTGTAGAAGAACGAAACTCTAAAGATATTGATAGGGAAATAGCGATGGGCGCTCAAAAATGGGTCGATTTAAATCGCTATAATCATGTAAAAGATTGTATTACCGATTTAAAAGCTAAAGGTTACCAAATAGTAGCAACCACACCACATGCTAACGATTGCGATATTAAGGATTTTGATGTTACTAAAAAATCTTGTTTTTTCTTCGGAAGAGAGACAGAAGGTTTATCTCAAGCAGTTTTAGATGAGGCAGATTGCTATTTAAAAATACCTATGGTTGGATTTACCGAGAGTTTGAATATATCGGTTTCTGCAGCTATTATTTTGCAACAAGCTACTTCAAAACTTAGAGCATCTAATTTAGAATGGCATTTAACCGAAAATGAAATTTTACAAAAACGCTTAGATTGGTGTACTAAAACCATTAAAAGTTACGAGAAAATTACCGAACGTTTTTATGAAACGAATTAA